The Macadamia integrifolia cultivar HAES 741 unplaced genomic scaffold, SCU_Mint_v3 scaffold1219, whole genome shotgun sequence region GGGTAACTAACAGAAACATGAGAATCAAACAGTTTTTTGGGCAGATTCAAGACGAATCCAACTAACAGACTCAAGGTTATCAAACAATTTTTCAAGAAGAATGAAGTCACATAATCAAGGTAACCAAACAATTATTCTGTCATGATAATTGCTTCACAAAAAATCTCTCAATAGAGTTATGTCCATAATCAATACATGCACCTATAGAATTAGCGAAACAAACATCCCTTCAAGGTATCAAGGGAGAAGAAAACTCTTTTATACCATTTTCTCAAAGAATATTTTGGAATAAGATATTgggaaattaaaagaagatgTCTTTTTATACACCATAGAGGTGTTGGACCTTAGCTAATAAACCAACCTATACTTTGCACAATGAGTTTCACCAACACGTTGTAACACCAAAAATATGTTCTTGTGTTCTTAGCCTTTCTCCTCCGCCCACACCTTAGAAGCTCTTGATGTTGGCCCATCAAAGCCTTAGGCATTTGGATCCTGATGTTGGCCCTCACCAACCCTTCAACCCCTCTAGCATGCATTTAATGGTTGGGAAGACCTTGGGGTGCTTGCAAGTCCCCCCAATTGTCGGATGCACACTAGAGGGGGTGGAGAGGATAtggatcagagagagagagagagagacctagatcctctcaagtgcgtCAGCCCCTCCAACGAGCATCGATGTTTGGCAGCATCGGGGCACATACTTCAAGTGCCTCCCAGTTGTCCAATGTCCGCTAAGGTGTTGGCACACTTGAGAGAATCTCGTTCTAAGGGTTGTtgccaattttgacatttttttttttcctttttcttgaaaGTTGCCATTGCCAATTTTGATCAGTAAACACCACATGTGAGGATGGAAGAtgtgccttctttttttttttcatatataccCCTCTTCACCCTTGTACTGATAGGAAATGTGACTGCTTCCATGTATACCCTTCTTCACTCTTGTAATAATTGGAAGTGAGGACAAGTGTTGGTCCTCGCATGTGCCTGGAACGTACGTGTAGCGGATCCCACAACGTTTAAAAGGAAACCACCAAAATCGCagtttttaagagagagaggtggaggGAGAGAGCGAGAAGAACTAACCGTTTCTAGTTTTGGGTGACGACAGTTACACCTTCAACCAATCATTCTTTGGCGGGGAAGGAGCCAAGGAATAAATTAAAGGGCCAAGAATGCAGGAATCTTCGACGGATATCACTGAGGTCGCTCCGTTTTGTttgaaggaaggagagagaccTTTTGCCAATGCCCTTTGAAACTCCCGTCCACTTCTCATTTTGGAAACCATAGGAAATCCCTGCAACAATCGTACCGAGGATCAGAAACTCCATTCGAACAATGCGGATACACCATactcttgatttttcttctgTATATTcttctgaaattttcttttaatttttttttccttttcttaatcCACTCAGACCTGGATTGGCACCTCTTTTTAACCAATCCAGGCCTGAAAATTTGCTAATGTGTGGGTCTCAGGCTTAAATTAACTTCTGTAATGGCATCGTCTGTTCCGGCGGAGCTGTCGAGAAACATATCATGGTCCCTCTCGAAATCAAGAGCCCAGCGTTACGTATGCTTGATCTTCACACTTGCTCTTTTCCTCCTCTTGGCAACAGCCATCATCACCAAAACCTCTCCCGCCGCCGCTGCTTCAACTCTTGCTTCTCGGGTTTTTTCCAGATCTGGTTCCTCCTTCTATTTTTATCCCACCGCTTCCTCCTTCGAGACCCATATTCAATCCCCCCCTAATCCTAACCCTAGCCCTAATCCACAAAGGAACCATGGCCATGGCGATGGTAATACATCCTCTGTTGTCGTTGACAACAACCCAAATAGCAGTAGCGATGGTAATGCATCCTCTGCCGTGAAACAGAATGTCGCCCAAGTTGAAAAACCCAACCTCCGCTCAAGAAAGACGAAGACCCATCACAAGAAACCTTCGAAAcgaccaaagaagaaaaataagaagcaCAGCAATGCCAATGCGTCTTCTGCTACCACCGCCATAGACCCATCAAAAGCAAAAACCCGTACGGGCAAAGACCTGAGATCATGTGATTTCTATGATGGTAGCTGGGTTGTCGACGATTCGCCTCCAGCCTACCTACCTGGATCATGTCCGTTCGTCGAAGAAGCCTTCAATTGCTTTGAAAATGGACGAGTAGATGATGATTTCCTCAGATATCGGTGGCAACCAGGTCATTGTGATATTCCAAGGTCCATATTTccttttgttcttatttttttctgttgaaAGGTAGGGGCGTTTCTTTAAATTTTGTTGATTGGTTTTATGAGTTGCATTGCAGGTTGGATGGGAAAGAGATGTTGGATATGTTGAGAGGGAAGAGACTAGCTTTCGTTGGTGATTCTTTGAATCGAAACATGTGGGAATCTCTTGTCTGTGTTCTGAGGGAGTCGGTGACTGATAAAAACCAAGTCTTTGAAATTTCAGGGCGGGTTGAATTGAAGACAGAAGGGTTCTATTCATTCAGATTCGAAGTatgagtttattttattttctattcatcTGGAACTGGAAGAGCTTCAATCAGGTCTGTCTTGAATagttgaataaataaattcttcttctttatagGAATATAATTGCTCAATCGAGTTTATCCGATCACCATTCTTAGTAGAAGAATGGGAATTCACCGATAAAAGAACTGGAGCTCGGAAGGAGACGCTTAGGCTCGACGTAATTGAAGAATCGGCCTTCAAGTACCAACATGCCGATGTGCTAATCTTCAACACAGCCCACTGGTGGACTCATCCAAAAACTTCTGAGGGGTAATAATTTCTCTCCTTTGTGTGCTGAGTAGTCTAATTAATATGCATCAAcaatctttctttctcttcttgccAAAATCAGCAAAGATTACTACCAGGAAGGCAATCGAGTATACAGCAAGCTTGAAATGACAGAAGCATATACAAAGGCCCTGCACACTTGGTCTAAATGGATCGAtgataatgtaaatgctaacaAGACCACAATCTTCTTCCGAGGTTACTCATCTTCTCATTTTCAGTAAGCCCTCAACTCAATTCTTTTTTAGTATTGGAACTTTGAATAATAAGGGTCCGTTAAAATTTGAAACTTGTGTTGTTGGCAATTGCAGAGGAGGTCAATGGAACACTGGAGGGGGTTGTGACGGAGAGAGGATGCCGATAACAGATGAATCTTACCTTACACCACACCCTGTGATGATGAATGTGGTGGAGTCTGTGCTTAGGGAGATGAAAACACCAGTGTATTACCTGAATATAACAAAAATGACAACCTACAGGAAAGATGCCCATCCATCAATTTTCAGGGAGGCCAATACTCAGAGAAAACCAGGAATGATACAAGACTGCAGCCATTGGTGCCTTCCTGGACTCCCAGATGTCTGGAACCAGATCGTTTATGCCCTTCTTCTCACAACCCATCATAATCCCCAATACAATTCTTCTTGAAGTTTTGCTTTTGTAAGTGATTCTTTTTGTAGTTTTTTGTGTATACCTCATGAATTTGACCCTGATTTTAAATCAATCCTTTGACTTTCCTGTAATACAACATTGTAAGGCTTACAGACTCAAATCTGCAGATTTCCGGTGCTCTTGCGGAAATCCCAATGAAATTCCGAATCTCAAGGGTATTTCGGGGATTTCTAggttttttgagtttttgagtTTTCTGGGGTTTATCCCGCTCTTACAACTATTTTCTGGGATTCTCTTGGATTTCAGACTTTCTCCAGGGTTTCAAAGGACTTCCAGGGTGTGAGAGAAGAGAATGGAGGGTGTTGTGTAGAGGCCTccttttaattaaatatgaatccTTTGACATTCCTGTAATACTACACTGTAAGTTTTCCTGTAATACAACACCgtaagttgattttttttttttttttaaagatggaTGTTGGAAGCGATTTTCCTATGACAGAATGATGCCTAATTAGAACCAACACATGTAAACGACAATTGCCTAGCACAGCTGGTGAAGCTCTATTGCGCTAAGCTCATGCGTTCCAACAGGTCTTGAGTTTAAGGCTCCTGCCTGTTATCCCCTGCCCCCATCTTTCTATAGATTAGCTGCCAAAAAAACCCAACGTCACCACCGCTTGAATTAGGTCAAGGAAAGGTTTGGACtgaactaagaaaaaaaaaaaaaaatgtagggaTATGTCGTCGACCTCTTTCAAGCATAATGCTGAAtttggtagagagagagagagagagagagagagagagagagattgagattaGGGTTCTATATATCTGTCCAAGGGAGTCACTATTTAAATAAGGGTCTAGGAAAAAAATCTGAGCATTGCATGAACGGGGGACTAAAATATACCGAACTTGAACATAGTGTCTTTAAGCTACCTATGTAACCTTACAAGGGATCAATATGTAGTCGCCACTGTGAGAATTGGGACTTTTTGATGGGTCAGAAGAAAAACCCTTACCCCTATCCTCAGAAAATTTTGGGTCATTTTATAGAGCCACCACCTAAATTAGGGTGTAGGATCCTGTAGGTATATGCAtgtttgaaaatacctttgtcTTCTCTCTGGGGTCCTTCTGACGTCTTGCAAGAGTCTCAGGGGGAGAGAGGGATTAAGGTTCTCTTTATCTGCCTAAGGGGATCACCATCTAGATAAAAGGTCCAAGACTAATAAATGTCTGCCCTTTTGGAGAGTGATGATTGACTCGAAAGGATGAGGCAAAGGTCTATAATGATTTTTGGGTATGTCAAAGGTTACAGGTTGGGAAGGTGATAAGCACTTAGTCTACTCGGTCGTGGAGCTGGCCCTTTTCTCTTTAGGCCATTTCTAATCCTACTAATTGTTATAGGAAAAATATGTAACCGTCAGGCGCATGTTGAAACGGGACCGAGCGGGTAGTGGGCCCCAAAATGTGCAAGTCTTGTTGAGCGTTGTGGGCCCAACAAGGTTGTCTACCCAGTTTGAAGCAGGCATCTGGACCAGAAGTAGACCAATCAACCAACTCTACCAAAGGGACTTTGACAGCAAAAGGGCTAAGCAAGCACCAGCTTAGGGAGGGCATTGCATGAGTGCACTACTGATAGGCTATCCAAACTGCGGAAGCGTGATTGCATTAGTTCCTTGACTGAATGGTAGGTTTTGAGTATTCACCAGCTGGACAATGGGTGCATAACCCTTCGCTCGAGATAATCAAGCCACTTGACTCAGGTCGCTTGGACTAAGATTCCAATAGGTCACTTTCACCAAGATATGCCCAAAAGGGCTTATCAGGCCCAACATGTGGGTCACAAGATACAAATTAATCCTAGTCTGCAAAGGACTCTCGAAGGAACATCGAATCTTCCCTTAAAGGAAGGATATTTCACTGTATCCCTCAAGATATGGCCAATACAAAGAATTCCATAACTGGGACACCCTCCATATTCACTTCCCTATTACAACTCTTGCTATATTCAGACTCCTACCAACAACAAGAAGCTACCAAAGCAAGACTCTCACTCAATGACACCACCCTCAGCTATAACTACCCAGGTAAACCTCTTTCCAGAGGATTTATCTTTTTCCATTAATACTGGAATTATCTGTTTGCTAGGCGGTTTGACTTAAGCATAGGCAAGTCCCCCTCCAGATTAGCCCGACGCTCACTCTTTTGTGTTTGTTCCTCTGTGCAGGATGCAAAAGTAACCTAGGACGATTTCTTACCACAACAGATTGGCGTCGCCCATGAGAAATGCTATTATCCAAGCCATCTTCTTAAAACTATGAGTCTGCACTATAGGCATCCCACGTATCCCCTCCCCACCAAATGAGGAAAACCAGAAGACCAAGGGGGCTGCCAATAGGCCAACATCGAGATTCTATGGGCAAGGGTCTACCCTTGCCTCCTCTGAACGACACACTAGTGCAACCTTTGGGTGTCGTTTCACCCCCAGTGTGAGAGATTGAGGTTGGGGATGTCCGAGATGAATCCCTCCTGCAAAGAGGAGCTGGTACAAGTACCAATGTTCAATGAAGAACTAGACCGAACGGTGTAGCTAGGGGCTCGACTGAACCAAGGACAAGTCTAGGAAATACTTCacttcctcaaaaagaaagcgCATGTCTTCGCCCGGTTGACCCAAGATATGCCCGATATCCCCAGAGCCATCTAAGCAGGCTCTCAATGCCGAATAATGGGGAAAGTTGGTCAAGCAGAAGAAAAGGTAAACAAAGCCTGCCGAAAAGACTGGTACCCTCTCTTGAGGATCGACCAATCTATTGATGCGATGGCAGGCCATGAGATGGTGACCTTCATggatgaaggaagaagatgaagagaagatgGCATTCCTCATCGAACGAGGCAACTACTATTACAAGGCAATGCTGTTCAGCTTGAAGAATGCCAGGGCTACCTATCAGAGAATGGTGAAAGCCATGTTTGCAAAGAAAATTGGGAGGAATATGGAAGTATATAGATGATATGCTTTTCAAAAGCACAAAAGTCAGTTATCATGTGATCGATCTAAAGGAGGCATTCGAAATATTACGGAAGAAGCAGATGAAACTAAACCCCAAGAAGTGTGCGTTCAAGGTTACTTTAGGAAAATTCTTTGGGTTCATGGTTTTGTAGAGGGGGACAGAAGCAAACCCAAGCAAGATTTGGGAGATACAAGACATGGCCCCACCAAGAAACATTTGGAAAGTTCAACGTCTAGCCAGTCGGGTCGGCCCTCAATCGATTCATCTCTTGGGTTGGAGACAAGTTCCTACCTTTCTTTAAGTTGCTAAAGGGCTTACATTCGCCGAAGGATTTTCTTTGGACATCTGAGTGCCAGGATGCATTCGAGCCTTAAGGCCTACCTACATTGTCACCACTCCTCATCTGACCAAAGCCAGGCAACGAGTTGCATCTTCACCTGGCAGTTTCACTCGTCATTGTTAGCACGACCTTGGTGaaacaacaggaaaaataataaCGACCCATCTACTACATGAGCCATATACTCATAGATGTCGAAACAAGATACCCTGGAGCAGAAAAGATGACTTTCGTCCTAGTCATTATTGCTCATAAACTGAGGTCGTATTTCAAAGCACACTAAGTTTTTGTACTCACTGACCAAACTCTTAAGAAAATACTACATAAACCAAGCGTGTCAGGGCGAGTCATTAGTTGGTTGGTTGAACTGAGTGAGCTTGATATTGAATATTGCCCCCACGTGGCGATCAAAGGCTAGGCATTGGCAGACTTCATAGTGGAATGTtccctgatggatgaggaggacACCAAAGATGCGCTTGTCATATGACTCTAAACTCTGTACATTGATAACTCAAGCGGCGAGACGGGAAGCAAAGCAGGTGTCATTCTAACCATTCCTTGAGGGTTCAAAATCCAATTTGCGCTGAGGTTCACCTTCACCACCGCTAACGATGAGGCAGAATATGAAGGATTAATAATCGAACTTAGAGTAGCTCGGGCAGTCCAGGCGGCCAACTCCTAATCCAAAATGATTCCTAGCTTGTTGTGAACCAGGTCAAGGGAGAGTACGAGGCAAAGGAAACAAGGATGGATAGCTAtctaaaaatggtaaaaatattgattgtttaattaaaacaaatcaaaatctGACAAGTTCCCAGAGTAGAGAATGCATCCGCAGATGCCATGTCTTGATTGGAAATGGTAGGTTATGAAAGCATAAGGCAAACGATATATGTTGAGGTACTAGAAAAGCCGACGTATGTGGCAAAAGAACTATGCTGTGCAGACCAAGAGCCAGGTTGGATGGATCCGATTGTAAGGTACTTGAGGGACGACTTCTTACCTAGATATTGTGTGGAAGCGTGAAAGATAAAAAACCAAGTGGCAAAGTACACCCTTGGAGAAGAAGGGGCGTTATACAGAAGAACAATTTTTGGCTTATTCCTCAAATGCCTCTGCCCGTCCAAAGCGGAATATTCATTAGCCGAGTTACATGAAGGGATTTGCGAAAACCACTTGAGAGGACAAGCCTTGGCCTATAAAATCTTCAGGCAGGGATTCTATTGGCCCCATGTACAAAAAGATGCGATGACATACGTTTAAAAGTGTTGGTCATGCCAGATACATGCCCTGGTGGCGTGCCGACCAGTCGTTGAGTCATCCTTCATCCTCAAGCCAATACCCTTTgcaatgtggggaatggatataTTGAGTCTGTTTGTACTTGGACAAGATAAAGTGAAGTTTCTCATAATAGCAATCGACTACTTTACGAAGTGGATTAAAGCTCGTCCGCTTGGACAAATTACAAAAGAGAACATGGAAAAGTTTGTTCGAGATGATGTGATTTACAGGTTCGGCATACCGAAGATTCTCTGGACAGACAATGGAAGACAGCTTGACATCCCAACTTTTAGGGAATTATGCAAGGAATACCCCCAGGTCAAATGGCTAGGCTGATGTATCTAACCGCACCCTGCTAGACGGACTGAAGAAGAGGCTCGAGTTCGAACGAAAGAAGTGGGTAACCAAACTACTCAATGTGTTATCGAACAACAATTCAAACCCCAACGGGCAAAACACCGTTTAAATTGGCATACGACACAAAAGCTCTTGCCCTAGTCAAGGTCTTGGTGAGGTCTCATAGTTTCCTCAACTTTGATGAAGACAATAATGAGGAGGGGTTGCAGCCAAcctaaattcttagatgaagtTTGAGAAAGCAACCGCTATGAGAAATGAGGTGTACAAAAGGAGGACCGAACGAATTTACAACTCAAAGGTAAAAAAGAGAGTATTACAAGTCGGTGACTTAGTCCTCcacaaagaaagaaattttttatccACGCAATATGGAAAACTAAGCACTAACTGAGAGAAACCATATATAGTCTACAAAGTTGTACACCCATAGATGTACCACTTGAGACTCTGGAGGGTGAAGTTGTCCCAAGGGCCTAGAATTTGAAGAACCTCAGAAAATACTATCATTAAACCTGTTGTGGGCCAATCGAGAGGATCACTAAGTTACTGTAATTATTAGTTACAGTTTCTAGTTTCCTTTACTTTTTGAAATAAAGCCTAATCTGTGTTGTCTACTTTTTGCAAAGTTTAATTTCTACAAATCATTTCTTATGACCATCCTAAAGACCACCCCCAGTTGGAAACACAAATCCTGATCTATACCAATCAGAAACACTCAAAATTCCAATCCCCAGATTGGCAGATAAGCTCGATCTGTACTGATCGGCAAAAACATCAAAAAGCCAACTTTGAGTTGATATTCAAGCCCGAATTGTACtattcaaaaaaatcataagtCCAACCCAGGCTGGCCACCCTTAGTTAGCAGTGCAAAGCCAGACCCCTATAGATCAGTATGCCAAGAAAACACAATGCAACACATAATCAAGAAATAAAGATTTTCATTCAGAAAGAGAAAGCCAAAAAGGCTACTTTACAAAGATCATTTCACACAAGACCACTCAATTCTAGCTTGACTCAAAATCATCGTTACCACTCAATAGCTTCACGGTCTGGTTGCTACTCCCTCGGCTCCTCATGGGCCACAGTCTGAGCTACCTCACACTCGGTTGCCTCTTGGGTCACTTTTCAAGCCGCTTCCTGCTCTTCAATCTTCTGCCTGGTCTGACAGTGTATAGGTGTTTGGCTCAAATGTAAGCCACATTAATTATATTAACCAGAAGCACACAATGTTAGTTGTGGCTATTGGTCATACTTAAGGAGACCGAGTGCTTAATTAACACACTTCCAAATTAGGCAGCGTAAATACCAAGAGAGTTGACTATACTAatttaactaaaaataaaagacatagtaatggaaattaaataaaagaaataaataatttttctgAATGGAGAAACGCAAAgg contains the following coding sequences:
- the LOC122063144 gene encoding protein trichome birefringence-like 4; the protein is MASSVPAELSRNISWSLSKSRAQRYVCLIFTLALFLLLATAIITKTSPAAAASTLASRVFSRSGSSFYFYPTASSFETHIQSPPNPNPSPNPQRNHGHGDGNTSSVVVDNNPNSSSDGNASSAVKQNVAQVEKPNLRSRKTKTHHKKPSKRPKKKNKKHSNANASSATTAIDPSKAKTRTGKDLRSCDFYDGSWVVDDSPPAYLPGSCPFVEEAFNCFENGRVDDDFLRYRWQPGHCDIPRLDGKEMLDMLRGKRLAFVGDSLNRNMWESLVCVLRESVTDKNQVFEISGRVELKTEGFYSFRFEEYNCSIEFIRSPFLVEEWEFTDKRTGARKETLRLDVIEESAFKYQHADVLIFNTAHWWTHPKTSEGKDYYQEGNRVYSKLEMTEAYTKALHTWSKWIDDNVNANKTTIFFRGYSSSHFQGGQWNTGGGCDGERMPITDESYLTPHPVMMNVVESVLREMKTPVYYLNITKMTTYRKDAHPSIFREANTQRKPGMIQDCSHWCLPGLPDVWNQIVYALLLTTHHNPQYNSS